The segment aacatgctcaaaacaAACGTAGTGCGGTCGTGGTCAAATTTGATCGTAGTGGAAGCGTAGTAAGGACGTACTAAGGTCGTATTTAGATCGGCATGGTCGTAGTAGCATCGTAATGGGATCGTGATGCATAAGAAAACGACTGCACTGCGATTCCACTACGCTCTCTGTACGACCATCCCGTTTTCACTACGTTCTCATTACGATCATCCCGTTTGCACTGCGTTTTCTTCACGCTTCCGCTACGATCACGACACGTCCATACTATGTTGTTGAAGACTGTAGTACGTTTCTACCAAGCTCATCCCGTCCTTAATACGTCCTCGCTACGATTTCACAGCGCGCAAGCCACGACCGAATCACGTTCTGTTCTCCCCCACACACTGgtataaaaactgaacaaagGTTGCACATGACCATTGCTTCTTTGGAATCATGGAAAGGCCAGACCAAGAAATATTGATGGAGATGTTGATGCATATTCAGTATATGGCACTTAACGACCAAGCTGCTATATTGTTACTTAGGCGAAGGAGGAGGAGAATCGTAAGGCAGCGTATATCTTGCTGGGTACGACCTTGGCTTTCTGTTGAAAGAAGACTTCAGTTTGACCATTATGATCAACTGATGAATGAATTGAGGATGGAGAATCAACAGTCCTTCTTCAACTTTTTGAGGATGCCTCCAGAGATGTTTGATGAATTATTGAATAGAGTTGGACCCCGAATTCAGAAGAAGAATACCACATTCAGAAAAGCTCTAGAACCCGGTCTAAAACTGGCTATAACCATAAGACATTTGGCATCGGGCGGTCGATATTCAACCCTCCAGTATAATTTTAGAGTCGCACGCAATACCATATGCACATTTATACCTGATGTTTGCAAAGAAATTGTTCAAGAGTATAAAGACGAAGTTATATCATGTCCAACAGAACCAGAAGAATGGAGGGCTATTGCTGAGGAATTTAATTGAAGATGGAACATCCCACATGCTTGTGGCGCATTAGATGGCAAACATATTGCTGTTAGAAGTCCACCAAAAACTGGGACATTGTTTCATAATTATAAGGGTTTTTTTCTCAATAGTTCTTCTTGCCTTGGTTGATGCAGACTACAAGTTCCTATGGGTAGATGTAGGTGGTTATGGTTCCATGTCGGATGCCCAGATATTCAACGCTTCTGAATTAAAAGAATGCTTGGAAGATAGAAGTATTGGATTTCCAGAACCAGATGCAATGCCTAACGATGTCCAGGACATGCCTTATTTCATTTTGGGTGATGACGCTTTTGGACTTAGAACCTATTTGATGAAGCCCTATTCCATACGAGGTATGACAAAAGAACAAGCCATTACTAATTACAGAATTTCAAGGGGGAGACGTGTTGTGGAGAACGCGTTTGGGATATTAGCACAGAGATGGCAAATTTTATTATCGACAATGATGCAAGGCCCAGATACCGTTGGTGTTGTCTGCACAACTTGATGAGAACACGATATCCAACCTTACAAAATGCTCTACTGGACATGGAAGACGATCAACATAATATTGCTCCAGGTCTTTGGAGAGCAAATGCAAACAAGCACCTTTCCCTTTCCCTTTACCTTTCCCACCACGACCTCTTTCAGTTTTTGGCGGCATGCTTTTACAATGGAAATATTGGTACAAATGGATGACAAGAAGGTTCTGAgctgtatttatactgaatctGGATCTGATTCAGCTGCTGCAAAGCGTGGCAACAGCGGCGCGGAAACGTTGTAGAACCGTAGTAAGATCGTGGTAGAATCGTAGTAAGATCGTGTTATAATCGTGGCAGAAACGTAGGAAACTCGTGTTGCAGTCGTGGGAGTCGTGGTAAGAGCGTAGTTAGAGCGTGATGGACGTAGTGGGAGCGTAGTAAGAACTTGATGAACGTAGTGAGAACGTGGTGAAATCGTAACAAGGCCGTAGTTTAATCGTAGTGGAGTCGTGATAAGAGCGTAGTGAGGACGCAGTAACATCGTGaagacagacaaaattacaaattcatgcCGTTCGCACTACGATCTCACCACGAtctaaaaaaaatgatagaacgTAGTGAGGTCGTGATGGTCGTGATGTAGTGTGACAGGGCCATTAACGACTACAAAAAGTTATATGTTCTTTTGCGATTAATGAGCTTGAGATATCAAATAAATGAAGTGACTATTTGCACAATCATCGACCGAGTTTCGTCGTCTGTCTCTATTCAGATGCCCCACTTTTACGGTACACGATCCCGATGAATATAAACGTAGCAATATGAAAATCAATTTTCTTCACACCTGTCCATCAAACGTTACAAAATTCGAACTTGGTCTGTAGTTTGtcattctgaaactacactgaAAGTTTCAAATAAATCACCGTAAGCATAACGGATCCAATGGGACACTGAGAGTCAGACAgagggacggacggacagatggagAAGCTATATTCCCCTTCGGTTATAcaaaccggtaggggactaataaatgTTTACCATTGAGGGACCTAATGGGAGATAAgccatttacatgtaattggcTTTTATGGGTTATCGCAGGCAATATTTTAAATCTGtgataaaataatcatttactgaaagtcttatttatttcctatttttgttGGCGTTCATAATATTTGAAATCTGCGATTATGTGATATCATCTGCCATACAATGTGATAACATCTGTGATACATGTTATTGTGACAAACAGGTGATGCTAGGATCGTTTTATATGCTAATTATATGTTGTCCTTGCCCGAATAAGAAATGAACACAAGAAGAAATCAATTTCCTCTTCGCCTTCAATTGATCCGGATAAAATTAATCGCGGAATTAGAAATAAGATAAAGGGAAAAACATGAACTTCAAGAAAGACAACTTTAATGATAACTAAACGACCCTTACCTGTTAACCTGTGTTATGATTAGTTAAATGGGAGATTTAATTCGCAAAAATTGCAGGAAAAAACGAGTTTTAAATGCTTAATGAAAAGGATGTCAGCGTGAAGTAttcagttcatactctcatgtatatTCAGAATTGAAATTAGTTTTCTTTAAACGAAACACCCAAtgcaacctttgaccttgacgacgctccatatttgtTCATGGTTACATGTACGcggacaggtggtactaaaacaCCGGATcgatctagtttgcaacaaacatgtatcctggtctatgatgaaagcaatgtcaatttcaaaagaaacataagaGTAAAGATtcaatgaatgtaaatattatctcGTAAACTCTGAACACACTTGACCTAATCTAACTGTACTTGTCGGCTAACCACCAATGtgacttttcaaatattttcgaAACGtcctaacatatttttcttACGAATGTCTTTATCGCAAGTTAATATCAATTTACTAAATTTAAAAGTGATTTAATTAGAACATTTTACTGCCATTTAGACAAAAGGGTTGGACACAAATTCAAAACTTATATAATCCTCTCctttaattaatatacaattacatatatatgttacACAATGTGCAAGTGActacatatgtatttacatattcATAAGTGTGAAAAAGTTAGAGTTGACATTAGGTCACTAAATTTAGAAGTATTTGGCTGAAGTCGGCAAAACTCTCATGCGAGTAAAGTACATTGCCATTGCCATGAGTAAGCGAATTGGACACTGGACTTGCGAAGACGAGAGATTAGAATTATGTAATTATGAATATGTACTGCATCCGAGTACAATGGAACCTTATATTGGCAATAAATTAATTCCTATCATATGATATTTTTCATATGGGGTATACATTAATAAAAACTAGATAGAGACAAGTTGACTGTTGGGCGAATTGTCTACGTTTCTGCGTGGCGAACAGATTGTGAACCTGTATTTTCGATTGTATATTTGGCCGACCGTTAGACAAATGTTTCAATTGTCGCACCTTTATTCACAACGGGGATTGTGCTGACCAGGGTTAATATACTTATCATGAACCGCCCCTTGTTAATCTCCAAAAGAAACCTGAGTTTAATCTATCATAAGATTCTTATAACCCGGATTAATAAAACAGAACAAATGGTGACAAACAGCTTATTGCAAAAGTTAGGAACGTCGACATAATTCACATAATTGTTATATTTTATACGAACTAAACCTTTAACTGTAGAACGAAAACTTGCATTTGATCAAAGTTTCAAAATTTGTAGGTATTATATGAGATAAACTACTACGGGATTCAAACTGGTTAATTTTCCCCTAATTGATAACTGTTTTATATAACCCTGTAAACTAGTTAATTATACCCTGATTGATACCTGTTTTTGTATAACCCTGTAAATTGCCGTCTGAGAAATTGATGATCGTCCAAATACTAGTGAGGAATTAACTGTTAATTATTTCTGACGCGCGGAATTGTGCATGTTAATCGCATGCTCTATATGGGATTGCTCTTCTAAAACGATATTGCTGTGAATTTTGGACTAATGAAAGCATTTGGTAAGAACAAATTtgattttccaatatttttttgtgtcagcacaaaacaatacaaatgatgtttacaatgtatatgtatctatTAGTACATGTTCATTTTATCTTTTGGTtgctaaatatacatgtatataaatttctctATATTGTTCAATTCTTTAACATTTCTAAAGAACAGAAGTTCATAAttagatttacatgtagatactcAAGGTTTTCCCCCATATATTAAAGCTTAATATAATATCTATACTTTCATACAAAATGGAATTTGTCCTCTAAATTAAGCAAATCGTAAGTTGTAGAAACCTTCCTTGTTTCTTGTGTAAATTGTTAGAAGATAATTTTGTcttcgaaatgtttgaaattccaTTTTTGCACATTTAAAGGTTGTCGAATGATGTCAGCACTTTTAACTTGATTGCTAATTACCTCTGTTTAATTCTAGTTACTAGGGGA is part of the Ostrea edulis chromosome 2, xbOstEdul1.1, whole genome shotgun sequence genome and harbors:
- the LOC130051522 gene encoding uncharacterized protein LOC130051522, translated to MENQQSFFNFLRMPPEMFDELLNRVGPRIQKKNTTFRKALEPVLLALVDADYKFLWVDVGGYGSMSDAQIFNASELKECLEDRSIGFPEPDAMPNDVQDMPYFILGDDAFGLRTYLMKPYSIRGMTKEQAITNYRISRGRRVVENAFGILAQRWQILLSTMMQGPDTVGVVCTT